The genomic segment TTGGCCCGAGGACGCTCTATCTCatctgcaggactgtttttcccgcaccaactgggaacttttcaaACACGACGACCTCCAGGACTACATGGACACTGTATTTTCCTAGATCAAaaactgcattgacaatgtcCCTATAAATAAACAGATAGGAGTTTTTCccaaccaaaaaccctggatgatcaatgagacacaggcactcatcaaatgccgtaacaccaccTTCAGATCAGGGGACAAGATAAAATATATAGTTGCCAGAGCAaagctgaaaagaggcattaaaaaggctaaGGCAGCATATCctaagaaaattgaggagcacttcacagaaaacaacccaaagaagatgtggcagggaatacgacatattaataactacaataacaatgtctgttaacgcatatgcctcactagcggaggaactgaaccgtttctttgtccgttttgagactgacaaatcagacccagtctcaacaccccaAAACCACCCTGCAGCAATAGGCTTAAGGACTTATCCATAACAGCGGAATGCCAAATTACTACTTTATTAGTCCGTAATTTGcacttatttaggtcttttgccgagtaaaTGCACCTCATGGAGaaacactaccaattttgtcgtGTGCAGTTTCTGGGagtgatgacaagtaggcttttgttgttgatgatgacgacagggcctatgtccgattattattactattattattattattattattattatcattatcattatcgttatcgttatcgcCATCTCCATcgccatcactatcactattaTAATCATAATATTGGGGACAGTACCTTTGGATTGGCAAAAGGGGTGGTGattccacattttaaaaaggggtaaCGGAAGGTGTGTTGCAATTATGGGAGAATCCCACTCCTCAGCCTTCCCGGGAAGGTCCATTCTAGGGTACTGGAGAGGAGACTCTGCCAGAAGGTCGAATCTCGGATTAAGGAGGAGTTTGATTTTCATCCTGGCCGTGAAACATTGCATCAGCTCTATACCCTCAGCAGGGTTCTGGGGCAGGGCATGGGATTTTGCCCACCAGTCTATATGTGCTTTGTGGACTTGGAAAAGGCATTCGACCGTGTCCGCAGGGAGTATTGTTGGGTGTACTACGGGTGTATGGGGTTCCGGAACCCCTGTTACTCCAGGTCCCGTCCCTTAATGACCCATGGTAGAGTCTGGTCTGTGTAGCTGGCAGTAAGCCGGATCCGTTTCCAGTGGGAGTTGGGCTCCGCCAGGGCTGCCTTATGTCACCGATTCTGTTAATCACTTTTATGGATAGAATATCTAGTTGCACCCGTGGTGTTTAGGGGTCCGGCTTGGTGGCCTCAGTAATGCGAAAATGGATAGTCCATGTAAGTATTTCATTCAGGATTTTTaggctttgtgttttttatgtgctagagattaaaagaaaaaaatcctgtcaGGGAAATATACATTAAGCTTGGTCATCCGGGAGGGCCTCGGAGTAGAGCCGCTGCTCCTCCGgatcgagaggagccagatgagttggctcgggcatctgacCAGGATGCCGCCCACTTATCTCTCTGGAGGTGTTTCAGGCACATCCGACCAGGAGGAGGCCATGGGCATGCTGGGGAGACTATGTCTCCCAGTTGCCATGTGAACACTTTGGGATGAAATGGGTGGagagagggaagtctgggcctCCCTGCTGAAGCTGACCCGACTTCGGATAAAGCAGGAGATTTCTTAGAGAAATAAATCTCTGTCTGTCATTAACCCTCTGTTTTAagtgatattttattatatCTAAATTTTTCATTAATTTCTGTCTGGCTTCATTTAACCATGGgagattcttctttttttatggttttgccTTAATTTACTTGTAATTGAAAACTGAAGTCTAACAATTAGGTTTGAGTTTTGTAATACACGTTGACAAGCCTTAAATAGAAACCCAAACACATGAGGAGACATTTTCTCACCAAAATAAACTGAGACAAAAGATACATTCAATTATTATAAACGTGAAGTGGCAAATGGTGCCAAAAGTTGGAATGCCACTGCAAAACCTGAGTTTATGAAACACTAAAAATAGGAACTGACTAAAAGAGTACAATAGTCACCATTTTGTGGAGTAAAATTAATGCTAATTGTTATGCTAATTGGGGTGGTTAAATCCTAATagaaggtatttttttcaagttgaaacaaacaatataatgaataaaccctaaaatggttgaaatgtttaaaaataagatgTTAAGTTTATGACATTGCCAATGAATTTGAATTCATACGAGCGGGGTCGGCAAGCATAGATGCTGGAGCTGCAAGTGGCTTAATGTTAGCGTTGCCTTAAAGGCTCCCTGGAgccttttcaaaaatgtttgaaaacagGGGAGAGACATatattttgggggttttaaTTTGATTTCTGTGGAgggcaaaaatgacaaaaacattctTAACATTTTTCCAATGCATAGGCAGCTGGCTCTTGTAAACAAACCGGCGACTGCCTGATGGGCTATGGAGCCCAAGGGACAAAGAGAAATATAACAGAGGAAAACCCAGGAAGGATTCCACGTTTATTGGACCGAATCAGTTGCATTCATTACCAATGCAGAAGGattgcctgaatatttgctttgaACCAAGAAGTtctcaaataacaaaaacagtcaTGTAGAACAACTAAAATGTGTGATTCTATTACTTTGGGAGAGATTAGAGGagcacaaaaataaatttaagcagtggattgatttgttgttttttcaaaaactcaatataaaaatgacatcaaaaacAGATgtctttattgcatttttttgatttaatttaaaacaaacaagtcaataatcatttatttaagaTAAACTTGAGGCGGCATCGTACAACAGAGCAGTCATGTGGTGAATCGTTCTCTACAGAATACACTCAggcaaaaaatattaatcataaatcctcacaagggttgtaggggtgctggagcctatcccagctgactttaggccagaggtggaggacaccctgagtcAGGCCAAACGCAGGGCTTGAGGAGACGGATAACATTTCACACTTTTACTTAGGGGAAATGTAGACTGTCcattcaactagcctaccatgcatgtttttgggaggaaattaAAGAAACCGGAGATAACCCACTCAGGCccggcgagaacatgcaaactacaaatTGGAGCACAGACCTGGATTGACCCCAGGACTGTGATGGTGACACAAAAACCACTCGATCCGCTGAGCTGCTGTAGGTTTCTTTTCCCGATCAATATGGGTCGTTCAACATTTTGGGTTGCCGACCCCATGCTTTAGAGAAAGAAGGTCGGATTCTTGTTTGTGACTGAACAGGAATAAACATtgtaaatgtgatgtttttcaCTGTATATAGATACTTAACACGTCAAAATGCCTCACTAGGTTGGAGTAGGAAAGTCATTAATTTACAGACATTGAGAAAGTGTCAAAAGTATCAAAAATGAAATCTACTCAAATGAGCGATTATTCTTATTCTATCTTGAAAGTTGATAGAATTTGAAATATGATAAATTTGATTTCATAGTGGCTGCCCGGTCGGCTGAATGGTTAGTGGGTCGGCCTCAGAGTTCTGTGGTCAAATCAGGTTGTCCACCTGTATATGccgattccaaaaacatgcattgtaggctgtttggacatACCCACTAGGCCTggggtatgtgtgtatgtatatccaTATGCATCAAAACcagatgtatgtatatgtatgtatatgtacgtatgtgtacgtatgtgtacgtatgtatacgtatgtatacgtatgtatacgtatgtatacgtatgtatacgtatgtatacgtatgtatacgtgtgtatacgtgtgtatacgtgtgtatacgtatgtatacgtgtgtatacgtatgtatacgtatgtatacgtatgtatacgtatggaTACGTATGGATACGTACGTATACGTATGGATACGTACGTATACGTACGTATACGTACGTATACGTACGTATACGTACGTATACGTACGTATACGTACCTACGCGTACCTACACGtacgtatatgtacgtatacGTACGTATACGTACCTACGCGTACCTACACGTACCTACGCGTACCTAAACGCGTACCTACGCGTACCTAAACGCGTATCTACGCGTACCTAAACGCGTACCTACGCGTACCTAAACGCGTACCTACGCGTACCTAAACGCGTACCTACGCGTACCTACGCGTACCTACGCGTACCTAAACGCGTACCTACGCGTACCTACGCGTACCTAAACGCGTACCTATGCGTACCTACACATACCTACGCGTAGGTACGCGTACGTACGCGTACGAATGTGTACgaatgtgtacgtatgtgtacatatgtgtacgtatgtgtgcgtatgtatatgtatgtatataagccACAAACACACAGTTACACACACACTAATGATGACCAGCTCCCacctttgttattatttactGTTTCTTATAAAAGACATTACCATTTAAAATGGGAACCAGTTCATTTATGTTTTCATAGCAAATTTGCTAAACTGGGCTATACTGGGCTTATAagagatttttggggggttaacaacattcattttccaaacatgTTCACGGCTTGGATCAGCTATTTCCTTATTTTAGTTATAGCATTCATACTATATGGAGCTCTAGCATTAGCATTATTTACAATTTTACACAGCATGATATTAAGTGAAAATGTCTGAATTTCAACTATTCTCCTCAGGGGTTGTTTCAGCAAATTGAAATTAAAGTAAGAGATCATAATTGTACTAAATGGAAAATCAAGCTGAGACGATCTGTTTATCCATATGGTGAAATATGTTCACCTCTTGGCTCATTGTGGACATTGTGTATTGTATTTCTGTGTGTCTACAGGTGAGAGCTGTAGAAGGCAGGTGCAGCATAGCTCTGTGTCCCCAGCATGAATGGGGACAGAACATGGCTAGTAGTCAGGAAAGGTAACTGGACAAGGCTGCCCGCTGAAGGGTGATGGTGGCCTGATGCATAGCCTGTGTGCATGGCTAGATGTCCACCGATTGGAGGCGATGGGCTGAGTCGACTGAGGTTCCCCAGTGCACCACCTATTCCTCCCCCGGTGCCAGCTGTACTTCCACCACCAGTCGGCGCTGAAGTGTCTGCACCAGGGTTCTGTTTCTTCCACTTAGTCCGGCGGTTCTGAAACCAGATTTTGACCTGTGTCTCAGTGAGGGACAGTGACAGTGCCAGATTGAGCCGCTCACACACAGACAGATATCTTGTAGACTTAAACTTGTTCTCTAGAGCAACCAACTGCTCGTACGTGAATGCAGTACGAGCCCTGCGAGGTTTTCCTGATTTGGAGTCTGAGCTTGAGCGTTTTCTTTTAGGCTTTCCTTGAGTGCCTTGTCCCGCATTGGGCTGGCCTCCATAGCCTCTTGTTGGGTTCTTTGTCTGCTTGACCAGTTCCTGGAGGCTTTGCTGATTGCCTTCTTTGTCCACACCAAAGTGCAGAGCTGAACTGCTCTCCTCACTACAATAAGAACCGTCTGGTGCCTCTGAATCTGGACTAACACTTCTGTTGAGGCCCTCGTCACGTGGACTTCTATACCCAAAGGTTTCTGAAACATATGACAATAAAGATAACAaattatacttatatataatatttttatagtaAATGTGTTTGATATAAGAGAAAAATGTATGACTGAACAAAAAGGACCCTCAATTTATATATTCTTGACCCGATCAGCAATCTGAATAAGTAATAAAAGCAAaggaactttttaaaaatttcacCACATAATATATTGAAGGAGTTgaaattcacacacacacacacacacacacaaacatgtatCCCACTGTACATGGATAGTTGGGCTGTAAAATTTGGGGCAAAATTATAATCAgtattattcattaattataTGCACAGCTTATTCCCATGATGGTCCTCAGGGCCACTTGAGCCAATTCCAGGTGACTTGGGAATTATGATAAAGAATAAagagcaaaaaaactaaaacagacaaccattcaggtGTACAGACACTTTAGAGCAGGTTTttccaactctggtcctcgaaAGCCACTAtcaagtctgttttccatatcaccctcctctaccacacctgagtCAAATGATTAACTAATCAGCAAGCTATCCAGGAGCTTAATCACGATCCCGATTCATTTCACGAGCGTTTGCATCACAAGACTTGTTCGTTTTTTAGTGTAGATGGTGGTATCGATGGCCGCTTCCCAAGTTTAGTCAACTGGCCTAATCTACAGCCACGCTTCTGCTTGCTATCCCGGCGCTGCCTTCTTCACCGAACAGACTCAACAACAATCCACAGAGGTCCCGCCGATCTTGCTATCTCCTCCGATATGCTGTTCGTGCAATGGACGTTGCTAAAAATTGTAGTTTCCTGCCAGAGATTGATGTTTAATAAGTCGATGCCATTATAGTTGAGGGTAAAGTCCAGTAATGACAAACCACTTGCGAAAAGACAAATTAAAAGCACGAAAAGAGGGCAAAAATAACGAGAGCTTGAAGTAGCTGCATGCATTGTATTTAAACATATCTAAGACTGTCTGTATTTATACTTTTCAAAAACGGCAACAACTGACAGTGAGCCCAACGTTTTTATCCAAcgtaaaaaaatcaatgtagtCCAATAATTTATAAATATGTATCAAGGAATCCCTCTAGACTCATAAATTTTCTTTAAACGAAAGATACAAATTCAGTCTGAAAATAAGTAAAATCATTTTCCCTATTTAAGGTTCATTAGAAACAAACTAACTCCTGAGTGagcaaaactgtattttgacaCCATGATCACATCACACATTACTTACTCCATAAAAAATTGGTCATCAGtctgcactttgaaaaacattttaattgtttataagaaagctctgaaagtattggacagaaaaccaaaaacatagCATCACTGCAGAtagtaaaacaacaacaacacaaacgcCAGAAGTGggacaatacagtaataccttgacatatgattGCCCCATAtttgaaatttgagatatgaatacaattctgagctaatatttgccttgagatacgagacaactTTTAAGATACCAGCATCCTAGACAGCTAGCTGACAGAGATGCGAGATGTTGCTTATGATAAAAGTGCAGTCTTTCTCGCTGCATCTCCCTTGTGTAAaatatctatgagcactgggcatagcgttgcagttttttttatttattttttttacgacAGTCCGTGCTGAATTAAGGAGAAAAACAATGAGAGTAGTTAGCGTGAGTGGTTAGTGGAGTCGGCCTCACACTTcctggtcctgggttcaaatccggtcATGTCCATCTGAAATTAGTTATATGACGATGACGAGTTCCTAAATGAGGGTTAAAAACGAGGTGTGATTTCATGTCAGACAGATTAAAAAGAAATTGCTTACATCTTTGGATAATGTGTATGTAATCTTGTAGTTCATtacgtgacttccttttttcttttgtttcttgtTCCAAAGTGGCAACTATTGCAGTTATACGAACCATCGAAATAATCAAGATATCTCGACAGTAGAAGCGCTTTATATAGCCAccataacatttaaaattactGGTAAGAAAATTATAGATTTTCCCTCGGAAGAAATATTCCCCCAGAATGCTATAACTCGAGCCAATGTTTTCTGTGGAAATAATTGCTAAAAATCCCAGATGAATGTATTTGAgttatgttttatatatatatcagaaaatgagttaaaatgaaaaatgctcaACCGCTAAAATTTACAGGTtgactcatctcatctcattttctgaactgctttatcctcactagggtcgcgggggattCTGTAGCCTTTCCCTGCTGACTTCGGGCCTGAGGCGGGGATACCCTGATTTggtggtggccagtcaatcgctgggcacgaggagacaaacaaccattcacacctaTTCTCATACCTAGGAGTAGTTTAGAGTGCATAATCAGCCTACCttccatgtctttggaatgtgggaggaaagcatagtacccggagaaaacccacgcaagcccggaaagaacatgcaaactccatacaggtggaccgagctggatttgaacccacgtctCTCACTGTGAGGTCGTCGCGCTAATGACTCAGCTGCCGAGCCACCCTTCACAACTATTAATGCGGACTACAAATAAAGAAGTTAGCATCAGCATTAAATGctcaaaaatattaaatttgtgTAATTATTATGCATTTGTattgatcatattttttttactttaggaaGACAAGTGTACTTGTCATTTATGATGTAacgattttattatttttaaaagtaaattcgACAGGTTTTATTTTACTGTGTACCTGTAATTAGAAAACGCACCTTGCTGGTTATGgtcctgtaaaaataaaaactcacattAGTCCGTTTGTAGTTATGAACATGTCTTTAACCCATATCTGACATTATCTTGAGTTTTACTTTTTGTCGAATAAACATACATGAAACAGGTTGAAATGCATTGTGTTCTCTGGCttgcaaaatttaaatattttattgactAATTTATACCAGTTAAAAATGTGCACATAtccgtttttattttgttttttgtttttattcaaatagaTTTCGTTTCACCTACAGCAGTGGTTTAATGGCAAAACGGCATTTGgatgtacaataaaaaaatatatattttacacatatatgtatagattagtttttttctattttgttcgACAAACTTTTTGCAGTGATTATACCATATTATTTCATAATTTCCTTTTCAATAAAAATACTGAGTGTAATTTTATGATGAGACCCATTtatgattttcattttaagCTAAAACATTGgcatttgaattaaaatgattCGATCTTTGCTTGCTTATTTTGAACAAATCTACCAGGGCACGCGCACgcacgaacacacacacacacacacacacacacacacacacacacacacacacacacacacacacacacacacacacacacacacacacactcacacgaaaatacacaaaaaaagacatgtgcacaaaagcacacgcgcgcacacatacacgcacacattcAAACACGCAGTAATTAAATTAAGTTTTGCTAGGCTTTATATCGCAAGAGACATTGATATCAAAATTGTAATTCTCAACACCCGATGGCACCTGTTCACATTTTTGAAGTAAGGCAGTCTATGCCCGAGCGACACCTGATACCTCCTCTTTGTTAGGCAGCATTGCAATAGATGGCGAGGCAGAAATTTAATGCGTGTTAATCAgttttaaaactaattcatgcacaattttatattTGTTACTTTAACAGTATTTCCCACATTAAACTTAACAAAGGAAACAACACAGCATTCTTACACATTAAATTGGTCTagcctttttttcaaatgaaataaacatgAACGCCAACTTAATTGTTGCCTTGCTGCTgtgttttaaaaagacatttgtgtgtgtgcgtaaatTAACAAGATAAACTGTGACGTTGACATAAACTTTCAAATGTAAGGTAATTAGATCTAATAGCCTGCTTTGCAAGCATAtttcttattatatatatatatatatatatatatatatatatatatatatatatatatatatatatatatatatatatatatatatatatatatatatatatatatatatatatatatatatatatatatatatatatatatatatatatatatatatatatatatatatatatatatatatatatatatatatatatatatatatatatatatatatatatatatatatatatatatatatatatatatatatatatatatatatatatatatatatatatatatatatatatatatatatatatatatatatatatatatatatatatatatatatatatatatatatatataatttcggTAGGAGAACAGTAGACTGAAACTACTACTGTCTTCCATATTTTAGTTGtagaaaataagaaatatgCTTGCAAAGTAAGTATAAATGTAGTAAAAAGCATAAATAGGTGCCtccatttgaatttttaaattgtattaacGATGAGCAGAATTTGAAACAGATCTTCACCTTGGTTTTCATGTTTCTGTTCATTTTGACCTTATTTAGAATTAAAAAGTACAATGAATTAATACATtacatataaacaaaaaaatggtgttgcATTTGAATACAAATAACAGTAACATCGACTTACTGCCGTGGTAAATCCCTGTATTGGGCTCCAGCAGGCCCGTTTCGCATTCGCCATCGGACGCTTTAACTTTGTGGTCATGCAGGTGGCTGCTCTGTTGGAGCTGGAAACGCCGACTGCTCGTGAATTTATTGGGGTCCAGAATGTCTAAGACAGAGAACGAGGTGGTCCGATGGGCGAGACCCTGAAAAAtcgaatgaaaaaaataaatataaacaaagaTAACTTTTATTTTGCCACTTTTCGATAGTGAGTTCTTGATATAAAACATAATGCGTTCCTTTCTTTTAGTTGGAATGCATAGGATAGCGAGAGCAAATTTTATTAAGAGCAAATTAAATTTAGGAAGAAGTTCTGAAATAATTCTCTATAACCAATGTCTTAAAAAAtcctacaacaaaaaaataaattataaataaataaacacataaaaatacatacataaacacaaaaatcatcaaaatatccacgaacaaatacataaataaatacatacataactacataaataaatatatagataaatatattataaaaattacaactttaattaagtaaataaatcctagaatatttaaatgatgaaaaaaagataagaatgGTGAGGTAAGGAGGGAGTTGGATTAATAATACTGCATGTGTTCTGATCTTGCTTTCAAAAACGTATAGAgcttctgccttttttttatgtatctgCAATCCAACCTcgtgaaaaaaagttttgtatCATTCATCTAAAATACAAATGCTATTCTATTATGGACGTGCGCAGCAGggtatactatttttttttttttttttagactgaaAGGCATCAGGAAATGTTTAACCCTACCTAATACAGCCGTAGGCCGAGCATTGGCTTCGATAACTCCCATTATATCATAACAACGAAGCACATAATATCACAACCCAGCCAGTCCATTTTGGAAAGTGGAACcgaaacaatgaaaaatattgtcACTGTTTTAAACCGAGCTAAGTAACGTAGGGTATTTCAGTACGTAcagcatttatattttttgtttgattgcCAGAGTAAATAGTTTGCTTTCAGGCACAATTAATTACTGCGAACACTGATGCCAAATATAATCTTTAATTATTGGTGGTCTGTTTCATCAGACTAGGCTTGGATTTGTACATATTTCCCGATCGAACAAGTTGTTTagtcagggttagggttcaCTATCGCgatttgaaaatgtaaacatttctatgcatattataatataatatacatataatataataatacttCTTAAACTTTcgaggatatatatatatatatatatatatatatatatatatatatatatatatatatatatatatatatatatatatatatatatatatatatatatatatatatatatatatatatatatatatatatatatatatatatatatatatatatatatatatatttatatcaatacattttcaatcaatacaacatcaacatcaatacattttaagaaatgAAATACCTGCTGCGGTTGGGCTAACACCGGGTTCGTTGGCAAAGGGTCCGAATGGTTCTGCATGTCTCTGATCCCGGATAGGACACTTGACAACATCCGTTTTTCATCCTGAACTGCTCCATTCGTGGTGTCCAAATGATCCGGGCTGAGTATGGGTTGGTATTCCTCATTGTTCCTCATTGGTTGTTCTTTTGTCATTGTACCCTGGAATCCGGCAGCAGAACCCCCTCTTTTCAACTCGGTCTGGACATCATTTTCTGCAGATTCCTGTCCCGCTATGTCCCGGTTCATAGTTTCACTCTTCCCGTGCCATTAATTTACGAAGCAGAttgaaaaaagaagcacctcAGATAAAGCAGTACAAAAGCAATTTcatgacattattttaaaaatgaagtagCTAATCCGCTACTCTTACAAAAAGGTAATTGGTGCGTTGTCCGGTCGACATCCGGAGTTTTAAGATTGTTcatgttttaaatcaaaaaaaaaaatggtttcaattACAGGTTTACCAGTTTCCTTTATGTTTTGTCTTCGACACTCATCCCCATCATCTGCGGTTGGAGCACCAATTTATTGGTCAAAGCGCGCTCGGGTTTGTTCACAGAACTCTGCACCTCGGAGTGTAAATGAGCGTCTGTCGCTGTGTTTTGCGCTGGTTTAAAAAACGTGAAAACATTCGAGGACCCCCGCCCTCTCCATACTACCACACACACTCATCCTTACTCCACCTCCCCGATTTAGCGAAATCAAGGATAGTGTAGTGCCTCATTCGCCTTACTTTGGTGAGGGCAGGTATGAGCTCGTTTCCCGCTGGTGGCGTTATAATTGTCAGTGGGTATGGTCGCGTGTCTCTCTGAATGACCCAAGCCTGATTTACGACTTGTCTAGGTTGTAGTCTGACTTTCGCTGGAAGTCCGTTGGGATAGCGTCCGGCGACCCATGTAACCCTTACGAcggtgcttctcaattatt from the Stigmatopora nigra isolate UIUO_SnigA chromosome 14, RoL_Snig_1.1, whole genome shotgun sequence genome contains:
- the nkx1.2lb gene encoding NK1 transcription factor-related protein 1, which gives rise to MNRDIAGQESAENDVQTELKRGGSAAGFQGTMTKEQPMRNNEEYQPILSPDHLDTTNGAVQDEKRMLSSVLSGIRDMQNHSDPLPTNPVLAQPQQGLAHRTTSFSVLDILDPNKFTSSRRFQLQQSSHLHDHKVKASDGECETGLLEPNTGIYHGKTFGYRSPRDEGLNRSVSPDSEAPDGSYCSEESSSALHFGVDKEGNQQSLQELVKQTKNPTRGYGGQPNAGQGTQGKPKRKRSSSDSKSGKPRRARTAFTYEQLVALENKFKSTRYLSVCERLNLALSLSLTETQVKIWFQNRRTKWKKQNPGADTSAPTGGGSTAGTGGGIGGALGNLSRLSPSPPIGGHLAMHTGYASGHHHPSAGSLVQLPFLTTSHVLSPFMLGTQSYAAPAFYSSHL